The genomic segment GCAGCAATAATAATATAAATCAGCCCGTTTATACTCAACCTACACCGCAGCAGCAGGCCTCAGACGCTGAAATTATTTTACTGGCAATGATAGACGCTGCAAAATCTGACGGACAAGTCGACGCGGACGAACTCAATAAAATCATGAAAAAATTGCAGGACTCCGGAATCGGTCAAGAAGGAGTCAATTATGTAATTAATAAACTTAACAGCCCGATGGAGACAGCAAAAATTTTAGCAGCTGTGAGAAATAGACCCGATTTAGCGGCACAAGTTTATGCGGCTTCATTAATGGCTATTGAAGTAGACACCGACGCAGAAAGAAATTATCTTGATAAACTCGCTAAGGGAATGGGACTCACTGCTGATGTTATAGGCAGCATTGAAGAAATGACGGGCACCAGTAACACGAGTTATGTTTGTTAGTCCTGATTTTCCTGATTTTCCTGATTTTCTTTGCGCTTATTGATTAA from the Synergistaceae bacterium genome contains:
- a CDS encoding tellurite resistance TerB family protein, giving the protein MALNFMDLLGSMIQGGGMSPSSNQRMSSAGGMVQDLLGSLMGAGQAVKNKVGGDNLAATGIGALLGALTGRSQSTTVNSLGGGLMGLLGMMAYKAFTNTNKGSSNNNINQPVYTQPTPQQQASDAEIILLAMIDAAKSDGQVDADELNKIMKKLQDSGIGQEGVNYVINKLNSPMETAKILAAVRNRPDLAAQVYAASLMAIEVDTDAERNYLDKLAKGMGLTADVIGSIEEMTGTSNTSYVC